GATTAACTAGAATCACCTAAATAGATTCCTAGATTTCTGGCAGCATTTCCCTTTGCATATCTGGTATAAAAAGTGTTATAGTAATAGTGCTAAAAAAAAGTCCCTCGATTTGAttctactttttaatatattttattctgtAAAAGCAAAGCAAAGTAGATTCAAACCAAAACACAAGACAGTGATACTcgtaaaaccaaaaagaaagaaagatcccaTATTCCCATTGGGTTTGCTCTCCTTTACCCACACCGTGATTGATGGTCACACTCCATTGTCCACACTCTCACCACCACCAGTTCTCGATATTCTACAAAACCACTGGCATCTTTTTTATTTCACTTTCTAAAAAGCTGTTTTTGGTTGGCAACAGTTTATTCATTCTTTAACTTGAGTTTCACTTTTGACCCAACTATTTCTACTCCACTCTTATTTACGCCTCAACTAACTTAACGACGAAGCCCTCACTTACTCACTTTCCTTTATATATACTACTACACCCTCCACGCCCTCCGACACAACAACTCCCAACAGAACAACAAGTAATGGATTGGTTCTCATGGCTGTCGAGAACAACTCTTGAACCATGCTCATGACAAACTGTGAATCATAGAGTTACAATCACGACATGATGAGAGATACATATCAGATTCAGGAAGCAGCTACAAATTTCTCCCAAGTACCGTATTTTGAGCTAAAAGTTCCACCACCAAATTGCTGTGCGTATTCACATATCACAGTCCGAGCGCAAGCGTCCCATGTATTGGCAATGTCTTTGAGCGACATCGGCTGTGACAAACTTCTTAGCAATATATTGAACCTTGCCATAGCTTTGGACGAGAGGTCCCCGTTCTCTTTGCTGTTCAAGACACCAGACCATGTTAATTAAGGTAGGAAAATGATCCAGTTTCTTATGGAAGGTTTCTAGAAGACATGAGCCAGATGATTTCAGAGAAGATTAAAACTATATGGCAGAAGTTTTGCTTGACCAAGTATGAAAGATCTATGTTTCAATTTTCTTGAGGTTGAAGTCCTGTCTTGTTACCTGGTTTCCACCCGCAGTTTATACAGGAGAGATGGAGAGACGTTGGGGTAGCTACAAGGTACCAGTAGACGCAATGATTGAATAGGAGACTGTAACAAAAGTACAAAACATATCTTAAGAAGGATAAAATGAAATGATACGGTTTCATTTCCACAAAATATTACCGATATGACCATGCTTACCATTTGGGTTGATGAGAGATGAGCCTTCAAGGCTGGGCTGAGAGAAACAGCTATAAACGAAACTCTCACTGTTGTTCCTTCACAGCCTTTGCTTGCTGTTGCTCCCTCACTAGAATCAGCGGCATCTTCATCATCACTAATCTCAACAACTGTATCTATCAGCCGCTGGTTTATTTCCTTGATTTCCTCCAAAAGAGCATGCTCGGTCTGCAGTCCAAGATTGAGATTTCAACATTAGAAAAACTGAAACCTTTTGCTTCCCAATCTTCTTTGCTGTTTGAGTCAATTTTCAGATATACCCAAGGGAAGTCTAAATGAAAAAACATACCTCAGTTCTTGCCTTCTTGCCAACAGAAGTCGCAGTAGATTCCAGATCTGATGTTTCCGAACATGCAAACTGCTTGCAGTTATCACCAACGCTTCCTCCTAATGAATAAACGCTTAAGGGCATCGCAGTTGCGTGACGCTTCATCTTCTTGGTCGGCGTCATCCCCTCTTGCGCCATGAAGTTTCTTGCTTGGAGACGACACTTAGTCTTTGCAACGAAGTCCTCGCCAACTGAAGCTCTTGAACCGTTTCCTGGGGCTGAACCAGCTATCCTATCAACCATGCTTACAACAGATCCGATGTCACTTACTGCAGAAGAAAGTGACTGTGGTGAGATGGACTTCACCTGAAAGCAAGAAAAAACATACATCAAGATCAGAATATTTAGAACAATAATATTCCAACTACAAAAGATGTAACGTTACTTACGGCTCTGATAAGGCGTTCAATAGGCAGCTCAGTAGCACTTGGTTTTCCAAATGTACTTGTCAAAGGATTTAAATTATTTCCTTCAGGACTAGTAAACTCCTGAAGCAGAGGAGAGGCAGAGATCCCCGGAGTGCCAAATGCAATGGATTGAACTACGCCTTGCACTCCAGTTGCTTGTTGCCGTGCAGTATTTCCCATTGACAACGAAGAAGCTCCAGATGGTTTCTCAGAGTCAACTTGCATAGGGGACGGTGCCACGGGGGTTGCAGGGGATGGGACAACGAACGGGGAGTTTGCAGGTTGCACTGGAGTACCCATCTTGTTGACAGATGACATCATATTTTTCTGGTCGATCTGGGGAGACGAATTTTGTTGCGTCATCTGAGGAGATGAACCTGGCAAAAGTTGAGGCGACGTAACAGGAAGCTGGGATCCTGGTTTTAACTGTTGATGGGGATAAGTAGTACGCTGACTCTGCAGAGAATGTTGCTGAAACATCCCAGGACTGACATCATTTTGTGCCACTTGCTGTCTTGCTTGCAACTGTTCCTGGTGCTGCTGCATTAATTGCTGCTTCTGAAGTAGTTGCTGCTGCATCTGGCGCTGTTGAAATTGCTGTTTGAGCTGCTGCGGCTGCGTCATTTGTTGGTCTTTCTGTTGCTGAAGCAGACCGGAACTTAACTGGGTTTGATTAACATTAGGCTGCAGTGTACTTAACCCACTTTGAGCAGAGGCAGAGGTGTTATTTACTTGTTGATAAGTATTTTGTTGAATGGATCTCACGGCAACCTGCTGGCCATTGTTCAGTGCATTTCCTTGGCCTGGCTCTAAACTAGAAGCCGGTACGGAACTGTGAATATTCTGCTGTGGTGCTGAAGCTCCAGGCCGAGATGAGAGAACATTGTTCTGCACATTTTCCAAACTACTCTGTTGTGCCCTAGGCATGCTCATTGACTGCATCTGCGGATTTGCTTGACCATCATGAGAATGATTACCGTTCTGAGATGATTGTTGCTGCATAGGCTGCATCTGAGATTGCGGAAGCTGCCCTTGCTGTACTGGCTTCCTCGGCCTGTGCGCAGTTACGAAATCTATTATCTGCTTCTCATAAATAGCCACCTTATTCTTTAAAGGAGGCATGATACTGCTCTTTGAAACCGATAGGAATTGCATCATTCGCTCCAACATTGTCTTGAATTGTTTCAATTTCTCAAACTGCTCTGATCTTTGTTGCTGCGGAAGAGAATCCATCTGGGGAGAAAAAGAATTgtgttcaataaaaaaatagtcaAGCACATAGATGCAAGCTACAATTTTTGTGGGTTTGGGAAGGAACATAAATATCCGACGTTTACTTTCCAGAGGACAGTAAAAACAAGAGCATCTATTAGTGAAATGGTTTTCAAGACACCAAAGTTGTATGACTTTCTGTTAAAATGTCGAACCAGTTTTGCATTGAATTCATACAAATTTTCACTCAGTTACTACTGTTTCAGACAACATACACTCTAACACTCCTAGAAAAAAATATGGCAACTTACTTGCTGCAACTTGGCTATAACTCTCTGGTAGATTTCAGTAATATCTGGTAAGTACGCATCTTTCATAGTTTTGATCTGCAAAGACAAAGCACCATGGGAATACGATTACTCATTACGAGAGGCCCGAAGCATTACCcaaattagaaagaaaaaaactaccTTTTGGAAAACCTCCTCTTGCCAATCAACCGCATTTCCACTTTCCGTCTGTGCCGTGGAGTCTAGCGATGCTACAAGTAATAAACAAAAGGTTTTGTTCAGTAACAGATCCTGCTGAGGGATTATGTAAAGTATCAGAACCTAAAGTATTCACAAGGATGTAAAAGCATACATGATGGCATCTCCAGAAGGGTTCTTTGGGATTGATACAGTTGTCTCTGCTGGTCCACTACATTTTGAGGTGGAAGCAGGGAACCTGTGACTTGGCCTGAAGATTGTAGCCTTTGTTGCACATCCTGTTGAAGCAGATTAGGTTGTTGTAACTGCTGACGGTGCGACTGAAGGGGCACCATCTGCTGCTGGGCTGGCTGATTTTGTGACTGTTGTCCCTGAGAAGGATACAAGCCGCCATGGCCAGCCTGGTGTGTTCGTTGCAGCGCAGCGGTTGGCTGTGATAACATGTGCAGCGACTGCTGGTTAGTCTGCAAGCTCGAATTGCCAACCTGGGAACTGAGCAACTGTTGCTGTGGTTGCTGGAGTCCTGCAACATTGCTTTGAGTGCCCAGTGGTTGCTGAGTAGTAGCCTGAAGGCTGTTTTGTTGAGACATCAATTGCTGTTGGGCCGGAGGGTGTTGCTTCTGCTGCTGTTGCATGTTCATAACATTATTTTGCTGGTTCAGTAACCTTTGCTGATGTTGATGCTGCATATCCCCAAGAACATGCTGCCCCATCATCTGCTTCTGTTGGATGCCGGAGCCACTTGCAGCTTGTTGCCGCATCATTTGTGCTTGCTGCTGGGGAGAAATTGACTGCTGCGGCAATGAAGTTTGTTGCTGATGGATGCCAGAGGATTGTTGTGATTGCGGATGTTGCCTTAGCAGCGATGATTGCTGCTGACGAAGAATAGTCTGTGACGTAGTCTGCTGAGAAGACAATTGAGGACTTGACTGCTGATTTGTGTGGAGACCCTGGATGGGAGCTGAGCTCACAGCTGAAGGCTGCGTCGCAGATGTCGTACTAGCAGGCTGTTGAGACGAATGCATTTGATTGGGCTGCAGCACATtttgttgctgttgttgttgtatgTGTGTTGGCAAAAGCGAATTGGGATTGGGGACATTCCCTGCCTGAAAATTCTGCCTGAGAAGTTGCTGCTGCTGATAAAGATATTGTGCACCCTGTGGCTGCTGCTGCTGAGAAGACATAGTATGCGGCGGTCTGCCCAACATCTGCCTTTGGGATCCTGAGAGCATGTTGGATGAAAGGCCATGCTGCCCAGATGAATCTTGCAACAGTCCGGCTACATTTTGCATACTGGAATTCTGGTTTACAACGCTATTATTGGCTATGGAAGAAACAGGCGGCATGGAAGATGGCAAACCGGTAGAACCGGTTATGCCAGAGGCTGTGTTACTCTGAATGGTTTGGGACATCAACGGCTGAGGTGCTTGAGATTGATTGTTTGGTAACGTTCCTGGAAGAAGTTGCCCCTGATTGTTGGGTACTAGAAAAGTTAAACAGGACCAAATTAGAGGAACAGTCATCCTAAAGAACCAGATATGCAATACATGCTTGAGAATCATGATTACTTGAATCCATTGATGTGGTATTATTAGCATCAGGGGTAGTTGAGGAAGAGCCAGCAGCATTTTGAGATTTAGTCTCCATAGTCAGCATCTTCATGGATATCTTCCGAAGGTAATCAgtctaaaaattcaaaaaaagaaaatcagggAGGTATACATGGATTGATACCCCCATATAGCTTTACGGCTACCAAAGTCTGTTATTTTCCAGCTTGTTAAAAAAGTGGATGTTCAGCAGATGATTAAAGTACCTGGTTAACAGCACAGCTGAAAATTTTCTCCTCAAATCTGGCAGCAATTCTCCTGAGATCGTTAATTCCTTCTGGTCCAGAATTCGGAAGGTGCCTGCTTAGTGTTTCCATTCTGCGCATAGAGTAAGAAAAACAGAAGTAAAGGTCAAAGAAGTGTAACACCATGTATTTCTGATGAAACATTTTGCAGAGACATAACATTACAACAACACcagttaataatattaaatattaaataaacttaCATCTTGTTAACGATCTTCTGGCGTGAATCAGGTGGCAACTGTTTTCTCCACTCACCATTGTTCATGGCTGCAGATTCTCCATTTGGAATGGAAAGTCTCCAATTGTTGTTATCCATCAAGTGTTCCTACGTATACAAACCATGATAAGATgatatcccaaaaaaaaaaaaactacaagaaACAAACTACCACACAGAAGatggattattattattaacacTCTATCATTTCTCAATATatgtttctttcctttttttccaTTTATGCCCAATAATCAGACCAGCcaggataataataataataatagaaagtTTGAGACATCAGAAATCAAATAAGGAATCaccaaacaaaatcaaaaacaagTTGTGTTCAGTGATCagccaaaattttcatttttttttattaccagCTTTGTCTCCTGTCCGTAGCAGAAAGACACATACGAAACGAATAAGCATACTTTATGACATGACGCAAACAAAGTTAATCTATTCTCCTAATTCAGTAAGAACCGAGAATCACCATCGGTAGAGGGCGATGGCGATATAGTACGGCTTCCCGAGACTCCGATCACAAGATAAAACTCGAAAAGCAACAGAGTGACATCAAAAGAAAAACGAGATTCGAAAATTTCACCTCAAATTTTCAAAGCGTGTCGAGGCGATTTCGCGTTTGCTACAAACGATTAGAGTCTGCCTTtaggagaaaaaaaataataggagttaaattagggtttaggttgATCGAGAAATGAAtttgaagaatatataaaagaatGTTTCTGGGCAAACACAGAGGAAGGAAACTTCATGCGTCATAAGCTGCCAAATGTGTCCCCTCAACTTCGCTTATAAGTTATGACCAAAGTTTTCTATGTCGTCGCGCTGCTTTTTAAATTACCACTAACCCCCTccaattaaacataaattacaAGGTCCACTGTGTATAAATAGATATATTGAGAAAGTTCTTTACGACGACGTTTCAATATCGATACGAGCTGTTAGCGCGTACCCGCGTATCAACTAATTACTAAGAACgaaataatttgaatattttagaGTTAACATAAACCTATTTATAAGTGACAACTCTATTAGTTTTCGTTTCgaccaaaaaaagaaaggttTTTTCCCATTGCTACCGATACTAAGAAACAAGAAACCACTTCAAAGGTAATACACTTAACATGTTTATTCATGCCTTTCCTTTTAAACTCTTGCAGGTTGcttttttatatacaaatctGTACATGCAAACTTGCCTTCCCCCTCTTATTTCGCTTAGCTTCCCTCTTCCATACTCTGCATCTTCAAGGATATTTTGCAAAAGTAGTCCATCTGAAACTCGAAATCAACACACAACATCAAGAAACAAAGGAGGGGATGATATCAAGGAAGTACACATTGCGCTTATTCAAAAATACTCGTAACCTGATTTTTTGCGGTGTTGAAAATTAACTCCTCGAAGCTGACAGCAATTCTCATGAGCTCTTCGATTCCTTCTTCCCCAGAATATGGAACATGTTTCTTCAGTGTTTCCAATCTGCTCCAATGACAAAAGTAACTTATAAACATATTCATGGCAAAACGTTGTAAAACATTCTATATTTCAACAGAGTTTTATCATTAAATTGGCTTTTGGGGAGGGAATAAGCAGCTAAGAGTGAGAAATATGGAGGATGAACAAACTCACAGCGTGTTGACATTCTTCTGGCGTGAAGCTGGTGGATGTAGAGCTCTCCAGTCACCTCTGTTTATGGCAAGATTACCTAATGTGGACAAAGCAAAGCATTAAGTTCAGATTTCTAACTCCATTCAAGAGAAACAAATCAAGTGGGAAAATGGATGCAGCTGAGCTTCCAACATCCATATATTACACCACGTAAACGGACTGTATCTACGGATTTGCTTGACTATCATGAGAGTGTATATTACCGTGCGGAGATGATTGTTGCTGCATAGGCTGCATCTGAGATTCCGGAAGCTGCTCTTGCTGTACTGGCTTACTCCCCTTGTACACATTTACGAAAAGTATAATCTGCTTCTCATAAAAAGCCACCTTTTCCTTTAATGCAGGCATGATATTGCTCTTTGAAACCGATATGATATGTATCATTCGCTCCAACATTGTCTTGACTCGTTTCAATTTCTCAAACTCCTCTGATCTTTGTTGCTGCGGAAGAGAATACTgctcaagaaaaaaagaaaaaaaaagaatgtgttCAACAAGAAAAGAGACCGAGCACATAGATGCAAGCTAAAGGAACATAAATATCCGATACTTTCTACTGGACAGAAAGAATACGAGCCTCAAGAGCATCTTTTGGTGAAACGGTTTTCAAGATTCCAAAGTTGTATGACTTGCTTTAGCAAATATCGAACCAGTCTTGCATTGAAGTCATAGGAATTCTCGCTCAGATACTCTACTGTTTGGAGGGACACACTCTAACTCTCCTAGAAAAATATATCGCAACTTACTTGCTGCAACTTGGCTCCAACTCCCTGGTCGATTTCTGTAAGATCTGAGAAGTACGCATCTTTCAAAGTTTTGATCTGCAAAGACAAGCAACATGATCACACGGTTACTCATTACGATTATATGTGTAAGATCCCCTGCCGTGTTGCATCTATCTCTTGAAGATTAATAAATGTAGAtaaaattggtatatatatagCAAAAGTATTTGATCTCCCCCAAACCCTTCTGAGAGCTGACAGAAAGACTTAAGAGGCCGGAAGCATTACCcgaattagaaagaaaaaaaaacaaccttttGGAAAATCTCTTCTTGCCAATCAACCCCATAACCACTTTCCGTCTGTGCCATGGAGTCTAAAAATGCTGCAATTTACAAAAACGGGGTTTGTTGAGCATCAGATCCTGCTGAATGATTATCTAAAGTATTCACAAGGATGTAAAAGCATACCTGAGGGAATCTCTGGAAGGGTTTGATATAGTTGTCTCCGTTGGTCCCCTACATTTTGAGGTGGAAGCAGGGAACCTGTGACTTGGCCTGAAAACTGTAGCCTTTGTTGCACGTCCTGCTGTAGCAGATTAGATTGTTCTTGCAAACGTAAGTGCTGACGGTGCGACTGAAGGGGCATCATCTGCTGCTGGGATGGCTGATTTTGTGACTGTTGGCCTTGAGAAGAAAACATACCACGAGATGATTGTCGCTGGATAGGCTGCATCTGAGATTCCGGAAGCTGCCCTTGCTGTACTGGATTCCTCGGCCTTAGCATATTTACCAAATCTATAATCTGTTTCTCATAAATAGCCACCTTATCCTTTAATGCAGGTATGATATTGCTCTTTGACACCGAAAGGAATTGTATCATTCGCTCCACCGCTGCCTTGAATTGTTTCAATTTCTCAAACTGCTCTGATCTTCGTTGCTGCGGAACAGAGTCCATCTGGAGAGAAAAAGGAATGTGCTCAGAAGGAAAAGAGACAAGCACATAGATGCAAGCTACAACCTTTGTCGGTTTGGGAAGCAAAATAAACATCCGACAGTTTACTTTCTACTGGACAGTAAAAATACGAGCCTCAAAAGCATCTTTTGGTAGAATGGTTTCCAAAAAGTTGTATGACTTTCTTTTGCAATGGTCTTGCATAGAAATTCTCGCAGGTACAACTCTCTTAGAAAAAGACTTACTTGCTGCACCTTGGCTGCAGCTCTCCGATAGATTTCGACAAGATCTGGTAAGTACGCTGCTTGTATAGTTTAATCTGCAAAGACAAAGCACCATGGGCAAAAACGATTACTCATTACAATGGTATTTTATGTAAGATAGCCtgtcgtgtttttttttttttttttgaatatttgtaaaatttattcaaagaaAACTAACTTTTGTACATCAAGTGTGGCTGTTTAGGTCTTACTGACTCTTACATGAAAACTCAGAAAGATCAAAATGATTGAAAACCATAGCTTACTCCCTTGAAGCAAACCAGCATTGCAACAAAGCTTCGTACTTGTTGTGGCCCGTAGCTGTTACTGTCAGACACCAGTTACGAATTTGCCTGTCAATCATCTTAACTAACAAGGTGGGATTCATAGGCGTGGCCCCATGACGTCGATCATTTCTCTCCCTCCATACCGAATGAACCGAGGCTTGCAGAGTAGTCCGCAACAAAAGATAGCCTGTCGTGTTGCATCTATCTCTTCGAGATTTAATAAGCGTAAGCAGAATGGACAGCGAGACTAAGAAGGCGGAAGCATTAcccaaattagaaaaaaaaagaaaactacctTTTGGAAAACCTCCTCTTGCCAATCAACCGCATTTCCACATTCCGTCTGTGCCGTGGAGTCTAGCGATGTTacaattaataaacaaaaggtTTTTGTTCAGCATCAGATCATAAAGTATCAGAACCTATACATGATGGCATCTCCGGGAGGGTTCTTTGGGATTGATACAGTTGTCTCCGTTGGTCTCCGGAAGGCCTCCAATTGTTGTTATCCATCTAAGTGTTCCCTACGGTTTACAAACCAcgaagattagggtttagggttgatcGGGATTGAAGAATTAAAGAATCTTTCTGGTCAAACGCAGAGGAAGAAGGGAAGCTTACAAGCCATGACCAAGTTTTCAATGTATTACGATGCCGTTTTGCTCGCATCATTTCACGGTGACTGGACCACGTATCAGTAAGGAAACCTACTTATCAGTGATGGTGATAACTCTGCCAAAGTTTCTAAAAAACAAAGACGAAATAATATTAGGAAATAGCAGTAAAAAAGTTTCCATGAGAAAAGTATAAATTCTAATGATGAAAATGACcataatatttcattaaaaaggtaaatatataattataggggttaactaatctaaactttagggtttagagttaagggatgGAGATTTGAGactaaagtttaaaattttataaaatagtttcaaaaaataatttcgaattacagaaagaaaatttgaaaaaaaaaataaaaaaaaaaaaaattcaaaaaaagaaatttataaaaatgttagaatttgaaaacatataatctaagactatataaaaaattatttttttatctttttatatataaattatttaatttataaaacaatttgaaagaagattaatttaaaattattaaaaaaagaatctaatattttatattatttggatacaatattaattattgtattgtttggaaacataaatt
This region of Brassica napus cultivar Da-Ae chromosome C5, Da-Ae, whole genome shotgun sequence genomic DNA includes:
- the LOC106346812 gene encoding mediator of RNA polymerase II transcription subunit 15a isoform X2, whose amino-acid sequence is MDSVPQQRRSEQFEKLKQFKAAVERMIQFLSVSKSNIIPALKDKVAIYEKQIIDLVNMLRPRNPVQQGQLPESQMQPIQRQSSRGMFSSQGQQSQNQPSQQQMMPLQSHRQHLRLQEQSNLLQQDVQQRLQFSGQVTGSLLPPQNVGDQRRQLYQTLPEIPSAFLDSMAQTESGYGVDWQEEIFQKIKTLKDAYFSDLTEIDQGVGAKLQQYSLPQQQRSEEFEKLKRVKTMLERMIHIISVSKSNIMPALKEKVAFYEKQIILFVNVYKGSKPVQQEQLPESQMQPMQQQSSPHGNLAINRGDWRALHPPASRQKNVNTLLETLKKHVPYSGEEGIEELMRIAVSFEELIFNTAKNQMDYFCKISLKMQSMEEGS
- the LOC106346812 gene encoding mediator of RNA polymerase II transcription subunit 15a isoform X1; the encoded protein is MFILLPKPTKMDSVPQQRRSEQFEKLKQFKAAVERMIQFLSVSKSNIIPALKDKVAIYEKQIIDLVNMLRPRNPVQQGQLPESQMQPIQRQSSRGMFSSQGQQSQNQPSQQQMMPLQSHRQHLRLQEQSNLLQQDVQQRLQFSGQVTGSLLPPQNVGDQRRQLYQTLPEIPSAFLDSMAQTESGYGVDWQEEIFQKIKTLKDAYFSDLTEIDQGVGAKLQQYSLPQQQRSEEFEKLKRVKTMLERMIHIISVSKSNIMPALKEKVAFYEKQIILFVNVYKGSKPVQQEQLPESQMQPMQQQSSPHGNLAINRGDWRALHPPASRQKNVNTLLETLKKHVPYSGEEGIEELMRIAVSFEELIFNTAKNQMDYFCKISLKMQSMEEGS